In a single window of the Amycolatopsis sp. cg5 genome:
- a CDS encoding acyl-CoA dehydrogenase family protein: MSFTEEQEALRATVRKALERNRKPWQALCEIGVTALMIPEEYGGLGAGLTEIQIVAEELGRVLSDVPFLSTVLATQALLSTEDEPARKRLLPRLAGGATGALALTGEYVIDGDTAEILVASKENTLYEVDSAHKRHTPTMDETRRLASVEIVDAHRIGEVNLNQVRDVALAVSAAEQAGAAARALHITVEFCKQRKQFGRAIGGFQALKHRMADLYVLIETARSAAYAATDERMAAIAKVYCSEAFCAVAAEMIQLHGGIAITWEHEAHRYFKRAHLSAQLFGAPHLHLTRVGQTPA, from the coding sequence GTGAGCTTCACCGAAGAGCAGGAAGCATTGCGTGCCACCGTTCGAAAAGCGCTGGAGCGCAACCGGAAACCATGGCAGGCGCTGTGTGAAATAGGCGTAACGGCGCTGATGATCCCCGAAGAGTACGGCGGGCTCGGCGCGGGACTGACCGAGATCCAGATAGTCGCGGAGGAACTCGGCCGCGTCTTGTCGGATGTTCCTTTCCTGAGCACGGTTCTGGCCACCCAAGCACTACTGTCCACTGAGGACGAACCGGCGCGCAAACGATTGCTGCCCAGGCTGGCCGGGGGCGCCACCGGCGCGCTGGCACTTACCGGCGAGTACGTCATCGACGGCGACACCGCGGAGATCCTTGTAGCCAGCAAGGAAAATACACTGTACGAAGTGGACAGCGCCCACAAGCGGCACACCCCGACAATGGACGAAACGCGGCGGCTGGCGAGCGTCGAAATCGTCGATGCACACCGCATCGGCGAAGTCAACCTCAACCAGGTAAGAGATGTCGCCTTGGCGGTATCGGCCGCCGAACAGGCAGGCGCGGCCGCGCGGGCGTTGCACATCACAGTGGAATTCTGCAAGCAACGAAAGCAGTTCGGCCGGGCGATCGGCGGGTTTCAAGCGCTCAAACATCGCATGGCCGACCTGTACGTGTTGATCGAGACCGCACGCTCCGCCGCCTACGCCGCGACCGACGAGCGGATGGCCGCGATCGCGAAAGTGTACTGCTCAGAGGCGTTTTGCGCGGTCGCCGCCGAGATGATCCAGTTGCACGGCGGCATCGCGATCACCTGGGAACACGAAGCGCACCGGTACTTCAAACGCGCGCATCTGAGCGCTCAGCTGTTCGGCGCGCCCCACCTTCATCTGACGAGGGTAGGGCAAACCCCAGCATGA
- a CDS encoding fatty acid desaturase — MTTHEVLSPPGSDFARLTRRVSEADLLRRRPGYYIARFSLVIGLFAAGWVGFAFLGDSWWSLGLAVFFAVMFAQVALLSHDLAHRQVFRTRRPTEIVGWTVGNFGIGMSYGWWMDKHTRHHANPNHDELDPDVDPDVLVWSKKQARVARGVPAFIGKYQAYLFFPLLTLEGFNLHVSGFRALFSKSLKHKWIEGSLLTAHVVLYTAAVFTVLSPGKAVVFIVLHQALWGVYMGSIFAPNHKGMPILTGKTELDFLRKQVLTSRNVRGGRITDLALGGLNYQIEHHLFPSMPSPHLGQAQVIVERYCAELDIPYCQTSLLDSYSQVLRSLHEAGEPLRNRS; from the coding sequence GTGACCACACATGAAGTTCTCTCGCCGCCCGGTAGTGATTTCGCGCGGCTCACCCGGCGCGTCTCGGAGGCGGACCTCCTCCGGCGGCGCCCCGGCTACTACATCGCGCGCTTCTCACTGGTGATCGGCCTCTTCGCCGCGGGCTGGGTCGGTTTCGCCTTCCTCGGCGACAGCTGGTGGTCGCTCGGGCTCGCGGTCTTCTTCGCCGTGATGTTCGCCCAGGTCGCCCTGCTGTCCCACGACCTCGCGCACCGGCAGGTGTTCCGGACGCGGCGGCCGACCGAGATCGTGGGCTGGACGGTGGGCAACTTCGGCATCGGCATGAGCTACGGCTGGTGGATGGACAAGCACACCCGCCACCACGCCAACCCGAACCACGACGAGCTCGACCCCGACGTCGACCCGGACGTGCTGGTCTGGTCCAAGAAGCAGGCTCGCGTGGCGCGCGGCGTCCCCGCGTTCATCGGCAAGTACCAGGCGTACCTGTTCTTCCCGCTGCTCACCCTCGAAGGCTTCAATCTGCACGTCTCCGGATTCCGCGCGCTGTTCAGCAAGTCGCTGAAGCACAAGTGGATCGAAGGCAGCCTGCTCACCGCGCACGTCGTGCTCTACACCGCCGCGGTCTTCACCGTGTTGTCTCCCGGTAAAGCCGTCGTGTTCATCGTGCTCCACCAGGCGCTTTGGGGCGTCTACATGGGATCCATCTTCGCGCCCAACCACAAGGGCATGCCGATCCTCACCGGCAAGACCGAGCTCGACTTCCTCCGCAAGCAGGTGCTGACCTCGCGCAACGTCCGGGGTGGACGGATCACCGACCTCGCGCTCGGCGGGCTCAACTACCAGATCGAGCACCACCTCTTCCCCAGCATGCCGTCGCCGCACCTCGGCCAGGCACAGGTCATCGTCGAGCGGTACTGCGCCGAGCTGGACATCCCGTACTGCCAGACCAGCCTCCTCGACTCGTACTCGCAGGTGCTGCGCAGCCTCCACGAGGCTGGGGAACCTCTCAGGAACCGCTCGTAG
- a CDS encoding MBL fold metallo-hydrolase has protein sequence MKKRIVAALGVAGAAWALKDLPAAFGAKATGARADRMRRSPQYADGTFHNTAPRREMPASTYREIFREMFFGETRKQRKPAGEIPIVRDALPPRAEGLHLTWFGHASTLVELDGARVLLDPVWGERVSPAAFAGPKRLHEPPLPIESLGRIDAVVISHDHYDHLDMPTVRTLLRTQTAPFLVPLGIGAHLERWGVPATRIIELDWNEEATVAGVRFVATPAQHFSGRGLSNDGTLWTSWALIGPEHRVFYTGDSGYFDGYAKIGEQHGPFDAALIQIGAYAPTWPDIHMTPEEGVATHLDVRARLLIPVHWATFTLAMHPWTEPADRVWREAKAHDVELAIPRPGERVDVSAPPAVAPWWQALGS, from the coding sequence ATGAAGAAGAGGATCGTGGCGGCGCTGGGTGTGGCAGGCGCCGCCTGGGCACTGAAGGACCTGCCCGCGGCTTTCGGCGCGAAAGCGACCGGGGCCAGGGCGGACCGCATGCGGCGCTCGCCGCAGTACGCGGACGGGACGTTCCACAACACCGCGCCCCGCCGCGAGATGCCCGCCTCCACCTACCGCGAGATCTTCCGGGAGATGTTCTTCGGCGAGACCCGCAAGCAGCGCAAGCCGGCCGGCGAGATCCCGATCGTCCGTGACGCGCTGCCGCCGCGCGCCGAAGGACTGCACCTCACCTGGTTCGGGCACGCGTCCACGCTGGTCGAGCTCGACGGCGCCCGCGTGCTGCTCGACCCGGTGTGGGGCGAGCGCGTCTCCCCCGCCGCGTTCGCCGGCCCGAAACGGCTCCACGAACCACCGCTGCCGATCGAGTCACTCGGCCGGATCGACGCGGTCGTCATCTCGCACGACCATTACGACCACCTGGACATGCCGACGGTCCGCACCCTGCTCAGGACGCAGACCGCCCCGTTCCTCGTGCCGCTGGGCATCGGCGCGCACCTGGAGCGCTGGGGTGTCCCGGCGACGCGGATCATCGAGCTCGACTGGAACGAGGAGGCCACGGTCGCCGGCGTCCGCTTCGTGGCGACCCCGGCCCAGCACTTCTCCGGCCGCGGCCTCTCCAACGACGGCACCCTGTGGACGTCGTGGGCGCTGATCGGTCCCGAGCACCGCGTCTTCTACACCGGCGACTCCGGCTACTTCGACGGCTACGCCAAGATCGGCGAGCAGCACGGCCCGTTCGACGCGGCGCTGATCCAGATCGGCGCGTACGCCCCCACCTGGCCGGACATCCACATGACCCCGGAGGAGGGCGTCGCCACCCACCTCGACGTCCGCGCCCGCCTGCTCATCCCGGTCCACTGGGCCACCTTCACCCTGGCCATGCACCCGTGGACCGAACCGGCCGACCGCGTCTGGCGCGAGGCCAAGGCCCACGACGTCGAGCTGGCGATCCCCCGCCCCGGCGAGCGCGTCGACGTCTCCGCCCCACCCGCCGTCGCCCCCTGGTGGCAAGCCCTCGGCTCGTGA
- a CDS encoding alpha/beta fold hydrolase: protein MNTVTSADGTKIAFERTGDGPPVILVGGAFNDRSTVAGLANALVPELSGIGFDRRGRGDSGDGAEYAIEREVEDIAALIEQVGGRASLFGHSSGAILALEATQRGLPVDKLAVYEPPFIVGGRERPGDDLTARLRACAEEDRREDAVMLFLTEGVGVPREQVEGMKASPMWGWFTGLAHTLYYDTTLCGPGNVLPEWLKTIEVPTLAIGGGTTDEWMRLSAKAVADAIPDGRYVVLEGHDHGVLAHPDALKPLLVEFFA from the coding sequence ATGAACACTGTGACCTCGGCGGACGGCACCAAGATCGCGTTCGAGCGGACCGGCGACGGGCCGCCGGTGATCCTGGTCGGCGGCGCCTTCAACGACCGGTCGACCGTCGCCGGGCTGGCGAACGCGCTGGTCCCGGAGTTGTCCGGGATCGGATTCGACCGGCGCGGCCGCGGCGACAGCGGCGACGGCGCCGAGTATGCGATCGAGCGCGAGGTCGAGGACATCGCCGCGCTCATCGAGCAGGTGGGTGGCCGGGCGAGTCTCTTCGGCCACTCGTCGGGCGCGATCCTCGCGCTCGAGGCGACCCAGCGCGGCCTGCCGGTCGACAAGCTCGCCGTCTACGAGCCGCCGTTCATCGTCGGCGGGCGGGAGCGGCCGGGTGACGACCTCACGGCCAGGCTGCGGGCCTGCGCCGAGGAAGACCGGCGCGAAGACGCGGTCATGTTGTTCCTGACCGAAGGCGTCGGCGTGCCTCGGGAGCAGGTCGAGGGCATGAAGGCCAGCCCGATGTGGGGCTGGTTCACCGGCCTCGCGCACACCCTCTACTACGACACGACGCTCTGCGGCCCCGGCAACGTGCTGCCCGAGTGGCTCAAGACGATCGAGGTGCCCACGCTCGCGATCGGCGGCGGCACCACCGACGAGTGGATGCGGCTGAGCGCCAAGGCCGTCGCGGACGCCATCCCGGACGGGCGCTACGTCGTCCTCGAAGGCCATGACCACGGCGTCCTCGCGCACCCCGACGCGCTCAAACCGCTGCTGGTGGAGTTCTTCGCGTAA
- the hsaB gene encoding 3-hydroxy-9,10-secoandrosta-1,3,5(10)-triene-9,17-dione monooxygenase reductase subunit, whose product MTSPVVDTVRFRSVLGHFCTGVAVVTGHDGVAPVGFACQSFAALSLDPPLVLFCPSRTSRTWPVLAEAGHFAVNVLGEHQQEVSATFGARGHDKFASVKWTPAPSGSPLLDGALTWIDCSLEAVHEAGDHYVVIGRVTALGEPSDARPLLFHRGRYTVTEPAPDTLASLMTWPRPDDWL is encoded by the coding sequence GTGACGTCTCCGGTGGTCGACACCGTCCGGTTCCGGTCGGTGCTCGGCCACTTCTGCACCGGCGTCGCGGTCGTCACCGGCCACGACGGCGTCGCACCCGTCGGCTTCGCCTGCCAGTCCTTCGCGGCGTTGTCGCTCGATCCGCCGCTCGTGCTGTTCTGCCCGTCGCGCACCTCCCGCACCTGGCCGGTGCTCGCCGAGGCCGGTCACTTCGCCGTGAACGTGCTCGGCGAGCACCAGCAGGAGGTCAGCGCGACGTTCGGCGCGCGGGGCCACGATAAATTCGCGTCCGTCAAGTGGACACCCGCTCCGTCAGGTTCGCCGCTGCTCGACGGAGCGCTCACGTGGATCGACTGCTCGCTCGAAGCCGTGCACGAGGCGGGCGATCACTACGTCGTGATCGGGCGGGTGACCGCGCTCGGCGAGCCGTCCGACGCGCGGCCGCTGCTGTTCCACCGCGGCCGCTACACGGTCACCGAGCCCGCCCCGGACACCCTGGCTTCGCTGATGACCTGGCCCCGCCCCGACGACTGGCTCTGA
- the hsaC gene encoding iron-dependent extradiol dioxygenase HsaC: MGIRSLGYLRIEATDMAAWREYGLKVLGMVEGKGSDPNALYLRMDDFPARLVIFPGEKDRLAQAGWEVAHAAELDEIRSSLDTHSVPYKEGSPEVLADRCVDGLITFDDPSGNTLEIFHGVALQHRRVVSPYGHRFVTEEQGLGHVVLSTHDDEAALRFYRDVLGFRLRDSMKLPPQFVGRPADGEPAWLRFFGCNPRHHSLAFLPMPTPSGIVHLMVEVENTDDVGLCLDRAHRRKVPMSATLGRHVNDLMLSFYMKTPGGFDVEFGCEGRQVDDESWIARESTAVSLWGHDFSIGAR; this comes from the coding sequence ATGGGCATTCGTTCGCTGGGCTATCTGCGCATCGAGGCGACCGACATGGCGGCCTGGCGCGAGTACGGCCTCAAGGTGCTGGGCATGGTCGAGGGCAAGGGCTCCGATCCCAACGCGTTGTACCTGCGCATGGACGACTTCCCCGCGCGCCTCGTGATCTTCCCCGGCGAGAAGGACCGGCTGGCTCAGGCGGGCTGGGAAGTCGCGCATGCCGCCGAGTTGGACGAGATACGGTCCAGTTTGGACACTCACTCGGTGCCCTACAAGGAAGGCAGTCCCGAAGTATTGGCCGATCGCTGTGTCGACGGCCTGATCACCTTCGACGACCCGTCCGGCAACACCTTGGAGATCTTCCACGGCGTCGCGCTGCAACACCGGCGCGTGGTGAGTCCTTACGGGCACCGGTTCGTGACGGAGGAGCAGGGACTCGGCCACGTCGTACTGTCCACACACGACGATGAGGCGGCGCTGCGCTTCTACCGTGACGTGCTCGGCTTCCGGTTGCGCGACTCGATGAAGCTGCCGCCGCAGTTCGTCGGCAGGCCCGCGGACGGGGAGCCGGCGTGGCTGCGGTTCTTCGGCTGCAACCCGCGGCACCACAGCCTCGCGTTCCTGCCGATGCCGACCCCGAGCGGAATCGTGCACCTGATGGTCGAGGTCGAGAACACCGACGACGTCGGCCTCTGCCTAGACCGCGCGCACCGGCGCAAGGTGCCGATGTCCGCGACACTCGGCAGGCACGTCAACGACCTGATGCTGTCGTTCTACATGAAGACACCCGGCGGCTTCGACGTCGAGTTCGGCTGCGAAGGCCGGCAGGTCGACGACGAAAGCTGGATCGCCCGCGAGAGCACGGCCGTCTCGTTGTGGGGCCACGACTTCTCGATCGGCGCGCGGTGA
- the hsaD gene encoding 4,5:9,10-diseco-3-hydroxy-5,9,17-trioxoandrosta-1(10),2-diene-4-oate hydrolase — MGKFAEVNGLKLHYHEAGEEHAETVILLHGGGPGASAWSNFGRNLPEFAKSYRTIAVDQPGFGQSDKRTEHPQYFGYSADAVVGLMDALGIERAAFVGNSLGGGTAVRLALKHPSRAGRLVLMGPGGLSVNLFAPDPTEGIKKLGRFGGAPSRENIEAFLRIMVHDQSLITPELIDERFAAASAPESLAAMRAMGKSFSQPETYEQGMLWREAHRLRQRVLLIWGREDRVNPLDGALLALKMIPRAQLHVFGHCGHWAQLEKFDEFNRLTLDFLGAS; from the coding sequence ATGGGGAAATTCGCCGAAGTCAACGGGCTGAAGCTGCACTACCACGAGGCGGGCGAGGAGCACGCGGAGACGGTCATCCTGCTGCACGGCGGCGGGCCCGGCGCGTCGGCGTGGAGCAACTTCGGCCGCAACCTGCCGGAGTTCGCCAAGTCGTACCGGACGATCGCGGTCGACCAGCCGGGATTCGGGCAGTCGGACAAGCGCACCGAGCACCCCCAGTACTTCGGGTACAGCGCGGACGCGGTGGTCGGGCTGATGGACGCGCTCGGCATCGAGCGGGCGGCGTTCGTCGGGAACTCGCTGGGCGGCGGCACGGCCGTCCGGCTGGCGCTCAAGCACCCGTCGCGTGCCGGTCGGCTCGTGCTGATGGGCCCTGGCGGGTTGAGCGTGAACCTCTTCGCGCCTGACCCCACCGAGGGCATCAAGAAGCTCGGACGGTTCGGCGGCGCGCCTTCCCGCGAGAACATCGAGGCGTTCCTGCGGATCATGGTGCACGACCAGTCGCTGATCACGCCCGAACTGATCGACGAACGGTTCGCCGCCGCGTCGGCCCCGGAGTCGCTCGCGGCGATGCGCGCGATGGGAAAGTCGTTCAGCCAGCCGGAAACCTACGAGCAGGGCATGCTCTGGCGTGAAGCGCATCGGCTGCGGCAGCGGGTGCTGCTGATCTGGGGCCGTGAGGACCGCGTCAACCCGCTCGACGGCGCTTTGCTGGCGTTGAAGATGATCCCGCGCGCACAGCTGCACGTGTTCGGCCACTGTGGACACTGGGCGCAGCTGGAGAAGTTCGACGAGTTCAACCGGCTGACGCTCGATTTCCTGGGAGCATCCTGA
- the hsaA gene encoding 3-hydroxy-9,10-secoandrosta-1,3,5(10)-triene-9,17-dione monooxygenase oxygenase subunit, protein MTETVSAVLAGIQELLPVLRERAQEAEDLRRVPEESIKALQETGFFKLLQPKPYGGHESDPVSFYTAVKLIASACGSTGWVASILGVHPWHVALFDAQAQEDVWGDDHEVRISSSYAPMGKATVVEGGYRLTGRWSFSSGCDHSTWVLLGGPAFADGKPVDFCTYLLPISDYTIADVWDTVGLRGTGSNDIIVEDVFIPQHRALSFIATSKCKTPGQAVNPGPLYRLPYGSVHPSTITAPIIGMAQGAYDVHVEYQRTRVRAAYAGEQSKEDPFAKVRIAEAASEIDAAWLQLTHNIDELYQLACKGEKLPFSTRLRVRRDQVRGTERAIMAVDRLFENSGGRALKAGTPIQRFWRDAHAGRVHAANDAERAYVMFGTGAFGLPVENAMV, encoded by the coding sequence ATGACTGAGACAGTTTCCGCGGTGCTCGCCGGTATCCAGGAGCTGCTACCGGTGTTGCGGGAACGCGCGCAGGAAGCCGAGGACCTCCGGCGCGTGCCCGAGGAGTCGATCAAAGCGTTGCAGGAGACGGGTTTCTTCAAGCTCCTGCAGCCGAAACCGTACGGCGGCCACGAGTCGGACCCGGTGAGCTTCTACACCGCGGTCAAGCTGATCGCCTCGGCGTGCGGCTCGACCGGCTGGGTCGCGTCCATCCTCGGCGTGCACCCGTGGCATGTCGCGCTGTTCGACGCCCAGGCCCAGGAAGACGTCTGGGGCGACGACCACGAGGTCCGCATCTCGTCGTCGTACGCGCCGATGGGCAAGGCGACGGTCGTCGAAGGCGGCTACCGGCTGACCGGGCGCTGGAGCTTCTCGTCCGGCTGCGACCACTCGACGTGGGTGTTGCTCGGCGGGCCCGCGTTCGCCGACGGCAAGCCGGTCGACTTCTGCACGTACCTGCTGCCGATCAGCGACTACACGATCGCCGACGTCTGGGACACCGTAGGACTGCGCGGTACCGGGAGCAACGACATCATCGTCGAGGATGTGTTCATCCCGCAGCATCGAGCGCTCAGTTTCATCGCGACGTCGAAGTGCAAGACGCCCGGCCAGGCTGTGAACCCCGGCCCGCTGTACCGGCTTCCTTACGGCTCAGTGCATCCGAGCACGATCACGGCGCCGATCATCGGCATGGCGCAGGGCGCTTACGACGTGCACGTCGAGTACCAGCGCACCCGGGTGCGCGCGGCCTACGCGGGCGAACAGTCCAAAGAGGACCCTTTCGCGAAGGTGCGCATCGCCGAGGCGGCGAGCGAGATCGACGCGGCCTGGTTGCAGCTGACGCACAACATCGACGAGCTGTACCAGTTGGCGTGCAAGGGAGAGAAGCTCCCGTTCTCGACGCGGCTGCGGGTGCGGCGCGACCAGGTGCGCGGGACCGAGCGGGCGATCATGGCCGTCGACCGGCTCTTCGAGAACTCGGGCGGCCGGGCGTTGAAGGCAGGAACGCCGATCCAGCGCTTCTGGCGTGATGCGCACGCCGGCCGGGTGCACGCGGCGAACGACGCCGAGCGCGCCTACGTCATGTTCGGCACGGGCGCCTTCGGGCTGCCGGTCGAGAATGCGATGGTGTGA
- a CDS encoding FAD-binding protein — protein sequence MADLSADVVIVGFGAAGACAAIEAADAGAEVLVLDRFSGGGASAVSGGVVYAGGGTAQQRDADVEDSVEAMYDYLRLEVGDVVSEATLRRFCAQSAAMITWLEQNGVPFEGSLCPYKTSYPNDDFYLYYSGSEAAGGFRDAAKPAPRGHRAKGPGTSGKLLYARLAQSARRKGVRVLPQAEARELLVEDGVVVGVVVSTLRDAPAWVRRAHRLYGKYSAKPGLYVPALRKALHRRAVALERRYARSVRVRARRGVVLAAGGFIANREMVREHAPLYRGGLALGTSADDGSGIRLGVEAGGSTAWLDRISAWRFVTPPSAFLGGILVDAGGQRIVDESRYGAAVGERMITKHGARGWLLVDDALLSEARRDVRGQSQWFQWLQARYLFGRGRVSGSTVAEVARRAGVDPDGLAATVAAYRDPDPMGKPPEFVRPLASPPFSLIDVSIKPSIGFPCPMLTLGGLVVEEDTGRVRREDGTPIEGLYAAGRSAVGICSSSYVSGLSLADCVFSGRRAGRHGAIAQGFLDKNENVF from the coding sequence GTGGCTGACTTGAGCGCTGACGTGGTCATTGTCGGATTCGGCGCCGCGGGTGCCTGCGCGGCCATCGAGGCCGCCGACGCCGGCGCCGAGGTGCTGGTGCTCGACCGGTTCTCCGGCGGCGGGGCCAGCGCGGTCAGCGGCGGCGTGGTCTACGCGGGCGGCGGCACGGCGCAGCAGCGAGACGCCGATGTCGAGGATTCCGTCGAGGCGATGTACGACTACCTCCGGCTGGAAGTCGGGGACGTGGTCTCCGAGGCGACGCTACGCCGGTTCTGCGCGCAGAGCGCCGCGATGATCACCTGGTTGGAGCAGAACGGCGTGCCGTTCGAGGGCAGTCTCTGCCCCTACAAGACGTCTTACCCGAACGACGACTTCTACCTCTACTACTCGGGTAGTGAAGCCGCGGGCGGTTTCCGCGACGCGGCGAAGCCCGCCCCGCGCGGGCATCGCGCGAAAGGCCCCGGGACCTCGGGGAAGCTGCTGTACGCGCGGCTCGCACAGTCCGCGCGGCGCAAGGGAGTCCGGGTGCTGCCGCAGGCGGAGGCGCGCGAGCTGCTGGTCGAGGACGGGGTCGTCGTCGGCGTGGTCGTGTCGACGCTGCGTGACGCGCCCGCGTGGGTCCGGCGTGCGCATCGGCTGTACGGGAAGTACTCCGCGAAGCCGGGGCTGTACGTGCCCGCGCTGCGGAAGGCGCTGCACCGGCGCGCGGTCGCGCTGGAGCGGCGTTATGCCAGGTCGGTGCGAGTGAGGGCGCGGCGCGGGGTGGTGCTCGCGGCGGGCGGGTTCATCGCGAACCGGGAGATGGTGCGGGAGCACGCGCCGCTGTATCGCGGCGGGCTGGCGCTCGGGACCTCGGCCGACGACGGGTCGGGGATCCGGCTGGGTGTCGAGGCCGGTGGGTCGACGGCGTGGCTGGACCGGATCTCGGCGTGGCGGTTCGTGACGCCGCCGAGCGCGTTCCTCGGCGGGATACTGGTGGACGCCGGCGGGCAGCGGATCGTCGACGAGTCGCGGTACGGCGCGGCGGTCGGCGAGCGCATGATCACCAAGCACGGCGCACGCGGCTGGCTGCTGGTCGACGACGCCTTGCTGAGCGAGGCACGGCGTGACGTGCGCGGGCAAAGTCAATGGTTTCAATGGCTTCAGGCTCGCTACCTGTTCGGCCGGGGTCGCGTGAGCGGGTCGACGGTCGCCGAGGTGGCGCGCCGCGCGGGTGTCGATCCGGACGGCTTGGCGGCCACGGTCGCCGCGTACCGGGACCCGGATCCGATGGGCAAGCCGCCCGAGTTCGTCCGGCCGCTGGCGTCGCCGCCGTTCTCGCTCATCGACGTGTCGATCAAGCCGAGCATCGGTTTCCCGTGCCCCATGCTGACGCTCGGCGGCCTGGTCGTCGAGGAGGACACCGGCCGCGTGCGGCGTGAGGACGGCACGCCGATCGAGGGGCTCTACGCCGCCGGGCGGTCGGCGGTGGGAATCTGTTCTAGCTCTTACGTCAGCGGTCTGTCGCTTGCGGACTGTGTGTTTTCCGGCCGTCGAGCTGGGCGTCATGGTGCCATAGCGCAGGGATTTCTCGACAAAAACGAGAACGTGTTCTAG